In Babesia bovis T2Bo chromosome 3, whole genome shotgun sequence, the genomic window CGATCTTCGGAAATTGCTTAGGTAACCAATAAGCATTGTACACTACACGCATTGTAGAATTTTGAGAAATCAACAAAGACGATGCATCAGGAACTAAACGCAAATCAGCTGCAGGTGATAGTAAACCATTCTGCAATGAAGTACGAAATGTAATCGGGCCCACACGCTCATAAAGTGGGCGATAATCAGCAAAATTTATCTCAACATAGTTAGCAAAATCATCCAATACTCCAATAGATGATGGTGGCCAGTCAACAGATTCCGTGACTATATCTGAAGTAGAATTTATAGTAGTAACGGACTTCGGTACCACAGTGCATGAATTCAAAATAGGATTAGAAACCTGATGTGGAGAATAGCTACCAGAGGTAACACGAAGATTCTCATCTTTCAAATTAACTTTAGAAGAACCACGTAAACAACTCACGTGGTCAATGTCGTCAGTGTTGTAAGGAATTTCCCTAGTCTTACGAACACGACAAATGACTGAAGGTGAATTCATAGTTGCATCAGTTCCAAAAAAAGCATCATGTGGAATAGGATATTGACCAAATGAACCCATACCAATGTCAAGCATAGTACTCTATCAATTATAAAAGAGAGCCAAAATATCCAATCTTCAATGATAATCAATCAAATAGCATCCTAACAGTCAAACTGCATTATTAATAATAACTACATTTAAGCAGGCAATTGTGCCAGAACGAAAATAAACTGCATGAATTGTTATACACAATCCAAACAGACAACCATCTATACCAAAATTTTATAGACAATCCAAAGCACTTTAATCAACTATACTCACCGCAATAATATACAACGGCAATAAGGAATACCATAAACAAAACACAGACAAGGTAACACGAACAACAAGTACATGAAACATACAAAAAAGGTTATAAACCGAAAATAAACACAAGTATAAAGTATGTATTAATATGAATATGACCAAAGTAACCGTGCACCGTAATAATAACGGAGTACACAGACAATGCTCAACGAGCTTGACCAAAAGCCCTAAGGGGCAGCAAGGTGTAAACACGCAGGAAAAGCACGCGGCCGATGATGTGCACCTCAAGGATAGTAGAGACACACAAAGACACAACTCAATTAATACAAAGCAATGATAATCAAGTGTGTATACGACTCGACGTGTTGACCCGCAAAATGTTACAATTGCGCCCCTAAAATTTTGGTTATGAAAATCTATAGTAACAACAAGCAACCCCAAGGGTATACACAACTTGCCATACACACCTAAACAGCAGTAAATAAATTACACACCAAATTTAAAAAATACGTTTTAGTATtgtatatgtatataattgtTAGCAGTACACATGTACCATCAGAGCAGTGGTGAGTTCAATTAACTAGCCATGTGCCGAAAATGTCGCGCATGAATAAAATCGCACAATATTATTCCACAATTTCTATATAGAGTAATAAAACCTTTTGATGCTTTGGAATAGTCATATATCTTGTCTATGTAAACAAGTTCCCATGGTTATTCGttatactatatatacctcCTACTTACATCAAAGATAATTGAGCCAAAAGTGCATTTATACTATAATAGTGATAACAGTGGAGATAACATCAGGATTTGATATTATAGAACACATGTCTAATAGATATTATCCACCAACAGCATAGGGCACCAAATGTAATTCATTAGGAAACCTTATTGGTAAATATGACTATTCTGGTTATTTATGATGTCACAAAAGATAAAATAAACATTAAACTCCTGGATAAACGTAGTAGAAAAGGACATTGTAAATGTACTCCATGCATCCACCTAAGGGCCACTGTATAAATGTATACACaattatacacatttataatagttatatatatatatatatatatatatatatatatgttaaatCGTAGGTAATTATGTGataatattaataaattTCATATCACCCCCATTTTGCAAAGTTTGTACTTTTACTCCAACACCATACTAATAATGCTACTAGTATATTGGCCTCTTCGGAGTGCCATCAGAAAAAATTGGAACGATACAGAGAAGATTAGCATGGCCCCTGCGCAAGGATGACACGCTCAAATCGAGAAGTGTAAAAACGATTTTTTTGAAAATTCCAGGCAATATATGATTTGAAAGCTTCATTTAAAGTGTTGAATAAAGCAATGGTAGTAGTTGCTCCAAGGATAATGCCACGACCATGGATGAACATATGTTCGTGAAATTGTCTTATGCATCGGGAAATCATTTGAATAACTGATTGTATCTCATTTATCCCTTCAAATGAACCAATGATATGCCATCAACCAAGACACTGCATAACAGGGAATTAGCGTCTAAACAAGCAATCTTTAGAATAAATAAGCAATGCCAAACGTAGTGTTTAAACATAACTAAAAAACATAGCGCAATCCATGGCAAAAATGCGTAAGAAACAATATGGCAAGCATAAATAACAAGATGAGCTgcagatgatatataacagtaTATGGACAAACAAAACAATAATTAAAACTAAAAAGTGCAAGTGATGAACTATAGAATTAATTATATGAATAGGTATAGGGTCGTGTGTTACACTAGCACAATTAAAACAGAATAACTCATGCACTAAATAACATTTCAAAGGAAACTGCAAAATGTTATCATGGATGATACACTAGAAAGATCACTAAAAGAACTTGGTCAATGTGTTACCTGCCTCCATACCAACTCGGGAGCGCAATTAGAAGACATATTCAGACTTAGACACCTGTTCCCATAGTATGTCAACACATGCGTTTCAACACATCATACGACAGCTCAAAATTTGTTAATGATATGCGAGGATTGTCATTTAACCTGAGCAACTTCTTTTCAGCATACGCGCCAAGATTAGATTCCTTCCTAGTAGGGCCAGTCAAGCCACAAGTGGACGAGACGAACGTCTCATTCGGAGATAAGATATTTGGTAAGCtaggaaatatataatatattgcaCATAGTTGCCGATCTACTAAGCGTTAAAAAGTCAGACGACACACTCGACCGTTGGAAGCAACTCAAGAAAAACCTCAACACATCATCAGACCCACTTGTGCACAAGGATAATATCATCACCGCAGTTGATGCACATAATCAACTGCTGCAGGAACTGGTACACAAAACCATAAATTTCGGTAAGAAAGTTTAactatacacattaatgcgatatatagATAAACCACAAAAACACTCCGAAGCAAACAAACACCTAAAGTTGGGAGTTAAAAGGGCTAAAAAGAACATAGGTAAGTCCTAACGAATAATATTATGCCATGTTGCCACAGAACTGGACAAGTACATCGAAAAATTAATGTGGTAACACAATCAATGTGACTTTTTGCAACAAAAAGGAAACAATGTCACTGCCGGATTGGAAGGGTCTACTAAAATGGACCCTTCAACACGTACCAGAAAATTCCACAGGTAGGGAACAAACAGGTCATAGTCAATGGCAAAACAGGGAATAAGAAACCTATATCTAAAGAGGATGTGGAATTCCTACAAAAAGCAATGGATAGCGTGCACGATCACGATAAAAAGGTTAAATCAGCAGCACAACTCATACATGATATGGCCACAAAGGAGAAGATAGACAATGTAGATGAACTGTTGGACGCATTTGACACGATGGAACAATTCTACGAGGAACACCCGGGAAACGCGTCTTCAGTGCATAGAACGGGGATGCTTGATGCAATTGCGCAGCATATAAAACaaggaaatacaaaaatattGCCCGCGGCTCTATCGGTATGTTGCCCACagcaaaaaacatataaccACAGCTACTTATAacaaccatatcaaacaaTGAAAAGGTGCAAGAAGAAGCTACAAAGGGGCCACTCATGCAAAACCTATTGGACCTAAGAGAGAAAGTGGATAATACAAACTTGGAGCCTAAACTCATAACAGCCATCGCAGCAGTGACAAGACATTGCACAACAGCCGAAAAACACTTTGTCAAAGTCGGAGGAATGCGCTACATCGCACAGTGCACAGCAAAACATAACCTAAAAGTCAAAGAAAAGGCCGCATTGCTCATTTACCACTTTGTTAACCTGCAGAAATTAGATAAAAGAGAAGCAAACAACGTACAGTTGCTCACGACCGTGAGAAATCTTATGCCACTAGATGTAAAGAACCACGGTAAGCAAACCTTTGCAATATTGCATATCACACAGGTATACAATACGCAGAAGTTTGCGTCAACCTCTTCGCGGCAATAGTCTCCAAATACCCCAACAGTATCAATAAAAACGATGCACTAACACTCTGGAACCAACTTGCAAAGGCAATAGAAAACACAGAGGAATTAGAAGCAGCAAAAGATACACTAAAGGAAGTGCGCCAGGCAATAAACAAACTAAGATCGTAAACGATACCTTTCATGAAAAGTGGTTTTGTGTGTGTGTTATGCGGCCGAGCCGAACTCTTGGCGAACTGACAATGGTAAAATACCAATGACGTCCATACCTTTAGACACCGCACCCTGACTTATGCAGGTCACACACAAAGGCCACAGCTCACACGCTACACAAAAAGCAGTGAAGCCGGTATACAGATAGGAATAACGTAACGTGTACACAAAACACCTTCAGTATCGCAGAACAGCGTGTCCAATGCCTTAAGACACCAACTAGAACTGCAAACACCTATCTTCACAGAACAGTGAATGTGTACAGCACGTGGTTTAGGGTTGTTCAGGCCATGGCAAAAGAGCCAATACGCCTGGCGATTTATACTGATGCTGCATACAACCCGCCAACCGTATTTGTAATATCGGGTTTCGATACCTGGATCacatataaataacattgtaatatacaaGCTATTTGAAGCTAACAGATGCCACGTCTAACGTGGTTTGTGCAATGTTTATCTTGCCAACATAGGCTACACACCGATATGGAATACTACAAATGAGAAATTACCTAGACTGGTATTAATCCAGAACACATAAACATTGCGTTGCTATATGTTAAAAGACACTAATAGTCGTTAAAGTGACATGTTGAGCCTTTACTATTCCCAAGGGCTTTCAACAATGTTCGCACAATATTagcttacacattttataacGCAAATAGTATTCAAATTCTGTAAATGTTAAACTAGATATCATGAGTCAGTATAAGCTAGGATATGACATAGGGTAATGCTGCATAACAAAGTAGTGCCATACAATCAATATACATTAAAGTATCTAAACATAGCCTTAAATCATGCAATATAACGTACATCTACTGTGTAGAACAATAGGAGAACTATGTAAAACACAGAAAGTCCATAGATTAAGAAGTCCAAAACAATGGGATTGTAGTAGTACTGGACACTCCAAGGAACTGTGGAAGAATAGCAAAAATGCACGCCATCTGTGGTATAAACACTGGAATGACACAGCACAAAGCGATGTGTCAGATAGATACAAAGAACCAATATCAGGAAACCTTGGATATCGCACAATCCGCTCTACACCTAATATAACATGGCAACACGAAAATAAACTTAACCTTAATAAAAGGTTCATGTCTTCCAAAACCGATCCTGATGTATCAAATGATATCAAACATATAAAGGCAGGAAAAACTTTAACATTGAGGGATCTGTTGTGGCCAACCGACAGCATGCTGAAGAAGAAAATTGCAATAAGCTCAGCATTCCTCATCATATCAAAAGTAGCAACTATAGCCATACCAATGTGCATGTCAGCAATGATAGATATAATGGCAGGAGCGAATGTAACCAACTCAGGGTTGTTCGCAGCACTGGGAATGGGAAACATGGCATCAACACAATTTGGGTTGGCAAAATTGTATCTTGCAGCATATTGCATAGCAAGATTGTCGTCTTCATTCTTCACAGAAGCAAGAAATGCAATATTCAGCACCGTCATGGAAAGAACAGGAATGATGAACGCATCTAAAATGTTTATGAAAATACATTGCCTAGATATCGATTTTCTACTCATGTCTAAATCAGGTGAAATATCGACGATATTCACACGTGGAATAAAAGCAATATCACAGGTGTTGCGTATACTAGTCTTCCAAATAGTACCAACAATGCTAGAGTTCACAATGGTCACAGCACTGCTGTGCTATAAACTGGGATTCGTTATAGCGTCATTAACAGCAAGCACTATGTTTGTATACGTGTTTTTCACAGCAATGGTAACCAGAAGAAGAATGGTATTAAGAAGGTTCATGGTAAGCGCAGAACAAAAAGCAGCAGGAGTGTTCACCGACTGTATCACAAATGCAGAAGCCGTGCGATACTACAATGCAGAAAATAGAGAACTTAACCGATATGCATCACAACAATTCGATTATGAAACTAACGCAGTCAAGGTACACCAGTCACTAGCAATGCTCAATTTCGGTCAAAATGCAATATTCAACGCCGGACTGTTCACGTCAATGTGGCTCACGCTTAAAGGTATAGCTGAAGGAACAGGTCAATTCGGAGATCTTATACTAGTTAATACACTGCTGTTCCAGTTGGCCATACCGCTGAATCTAATAGGAACCATGTACAGGGAAACTAAAACTAGCATGGTAGATCTACAAAAGTTTCTAGAGTTGTTAAAACAAGAACCAAAGGTACATGACAACCCTGATGCAAAAGAACTTATAATCAATGCTGGGAAAATAGAATTCAAGAATGTATGCCATGCATATGAACAGGCAGTAGGAGCTACAAAAATATTGCACAACTTCTCACTCACACTTGAACAAGGCAAAACTGTAGCTATAGTAGGGGATTCCGGCAGTGGGAAATCCACTATCGCAAAGATGCTATTCAGATTGTATGACCCTTCCGAAGGACAAATATTAATTGATGGACAAGATATAAAAAATGTCACACTCAGCAGCCTCAGGTAAGACTCTAATATGagattatatacaacataggAATTCTATCGGCATTGTACCGCAGGATGTCGTGCTATTCAACGAATCTATCGAATATAACATCAAGTATGGACGCCCAGAAGCTACCATGGAAGATGTCATAGGAGCAGCAAAACTAGCGGGAATGCATGATACCATACTTAACCTACCAGATGGATATAATACAATAGTAGGAGAAAGAGGAATGAAACTAAGTGGAGGAGAAAAACAAAGAATTGGAATAGCAAGATGCATCCTCAAAAATCCAAAAATATTAGTTTTCGATGAAGCAACAAGCTCACTTGACTCAATGACCGAGCATAAAGTACTAACGGCTTTCAGAAAACTAAGCGCAAACAGAACTACCATCGTCATAGCACATAGACTCTCGTCAATACTGGAAGCAGATGAAATTGCAGTCTTCCGAGACGGAAAAATCGTCGAAAAAGGAGAAACACAAAAAATTATGGAGGACCCAAATGGGTACCTACAACAAATCATACGATCAAACGCAGTCATGAAAATATAACTAATAAATTAGTTAACGTGACGCTACAGGAGGTACGCGTGTGATGAATAAAAAGTTAAACTGCTTATTGACATAAGACGTCACACCAGATACCAACTCCGATGTTATCGTGGTCCAAGGCTCAGTAGATATGTATAAACTGTAGTCGGAATTGTGCTCAACGTAAACATTGAAACACTAAACGTAATTAATGACAATGAAAAATACACACCTCAAAACGACCACTGGCGATAAAATTGCCTTCACCACTAAAAAGAAACTCCGATAATGATTTGTATGATGCTATGATAGACTCGAAATTAATACCACAAGATGAAGCATGAAATCCTGATGAAAAGTATTGGCCAATCTTCTTAGAGTGATAAAGCACATGTAAAATGTCACAACCCTTCACCTCAGCACAAGGAAACTCCAAAGGTGTGGCATTTAGAGATGTACGTAAAACATTCAGAAAACCAGAATCCAGCATTCTCTACACATAATGCAAACATAAAAAAGCTATGCTACCTTCGTTAAAACACCAAATTGACTTGATGttttataaaaatgatCTTGATCACCACTTCCAGAAATGCAAACGATGCCAATATCAGAATCAATGTAATTTACATAAGCATAAGTAAACGCCCTGTAGAAAAATAGTAACAACTAATCGAAAACACATACTGATCATTGAAGTCAGGAAGACATAAAGGAGTCCAACTCTCTTGTTGACGCAGAGAATGAGATGTGCTAACCATGTTTACCACAATCGCAATGTCTACAACATTTCTAAACAACTGTATtcaccaacctgaaggagtGAAAACGACGTTCTTCGACATTGTTAACACAGCAACACGGTTACTAACAACCATAAAGGAACAACTGAGTATTAATATAGGTCATCACCAAAACCTACAGAATGTTCGACGTATTAAACTCTGTAAAAAAAGACCTTAAAGTACTTCGAGTTGTAGGAGGTAAAGGTAAAGCCTCGTAACAACAAGTGTCAAACAATCCCAAAATGCCATCCAAATTGGACACCAAATTGTGTAAAATCGACTGAGTACCACCCAATAAGTTTTGAACGTCATAGGATGGCCGCTTTAACAAAATCTTCTCAACACCGCAAGTCAAAATAGATAAAACCTGCAAATGGAGATTAGATAGAATCTTATACACAGCTAATGGAGATGACCCTGGAGATGATATCCCAAAGTAACATAATGGACCACGCtcaatatacacaaaacACTGGTCTCCCGCTTGAATATATCTCAACTCATCCTTCTCTGTGTACTCAGATAATAAAGTAGACACCTTGGATACAACGGCACACAAGACTCCTATCACGCATTAAGCGATCGtaacaacaacataccGTAAAAGGATAGCGATTGATCTCCATCGGGACAACTGAATAACATTAGAACATAAATACAAGATCAATCACTAACATCCAAGAtatgttacacatataaAAGAACAAAACAATGCGATACGATATCACTTACTTAGTAAACAGCGGTTTACCCGCATAGGTAAACGCGTATACCTTTGTGCCCATTCTAAACTGGGTCTAGAATCcttaatatatacacaatccCGAACGTACACATCCTAGCAATAATACCGTATTGACGATATATTAAGCTTCCACGTGCACACACATGATCttattaatataaaaacacaTTGTAAGTTTATTTTACCTCAGAATCCATGTCAATAACGATCACATCGTGTAATGTCTAATGAATGGGGAAACATGTAACATAGAACCATTAAAACCGCAATAATAAGGtatataaaacacaaataaaATCTACATTATAATCCATCGCACTAACAGATTTAGACAGCAATCAAAACCAGTGTATGTGCTGTAATATTCCTGACTTTATATACCATCTACTTAGCGTTCACATTTAGCAATAAttggtaaatatataagAACAGAGTCTTTCTGGAGAACGGAATTGTATTCACGGTTTTTAGAGTGTTAAAAATACAACAAACAATGTCAACTGTGTGACAAATTAAGACCAGAAATTGATATGTAACGTGGATTGTAGTAGGCAGTGACTCAAACTATCGAATCCGATATTTCAGCATACACAGCTTTCATATTTGGTGATAACAGTCACCTGTATATGTCAATGGGATCGCATTTACGCTAGGAAAATGCAGCATGGGATTGTGAAATACGATAAGTGGGAGGATGTCCTATGGGTCTACAATGGATTGCAATCCCATATAAGAACACCATTAAACGGTTCTTTGGTGGGAATTAATGTAGAAGATGAGACCATTAAGTACAGCCATTGGGGATACCAGCAGCAATCATCATTTGAAGGAGTTTACAACGAACTATGTGGATGCTGTAGAATATCACCGAACGCAATACAGCCGTACGAATCTGCTCTAGTAGTATCTAATGCTGATTGTGTAGAAATAATGAATAAAGATGGAGGACGAAGGATGAGAGTTACTTCAACAAATGCCGAGATGCAAGTCACAAACTATGGAAAGAATCACATAGTATGCTCTTTATTACACTGTACGCAGAATCATTCAACAGCGTGGCTAGGAACTAATGGAGATACTGTATACGGCCTCGATTCAAACGTTGGTGCCATTACCAACACATTCAAAGTCAATATGAGCCAAGATGGATTCCAAGATAAAGTAACAGTGATATCAGATTTTTCTGGAAATGCAACAAGAAGCTCATGCATATTCTCATATTGTCAACCGTACGCAACGGACGATGCCACCACGTGTGATGACCAGTTCACACAAGGACCACCAAATGATGAATCCAACAGTCCAAAGAAATCGTCACTGGAAAATATCGCGAAAAGGTACGGAAGCATAGAAGCAATTCCTGAATTTGTACCCTCTAGTGCACAAAGTTTACATCCAGTTGGGATTTTTACTAAAACAAATGATAAATGTGATGTAACATTTGGAGCATTATCACTCAGTTATGCTATCCAAAGTCAAAGTGATTCACAATCGTCCATTGAACGCTCAAGAGATAAAATATGTGTAGGTATGCTATCGGGACTCGTACACGTCTTGGACACCAGGATGCAACATATAGCTCATACAATAGAAGCACAAAATAACGCAGTTGGTAACCTATCTGCATATGGAACCCTTCTTGTTACGTCAGGATGCTACCTCTATGGAGACACGCTGATACATGAACCGCTACTGGAGGTACATGACATGCGACTCAAGAAAAGTGGCTCACTCTGGCTAGGCGCACCTATACGCTCAACGTCATTCGTACCTAATACTTGCAAAGTATTAGCCATGCAGGAAGATGGAGGATTCTACGAATGTGACCTTTTAAATATGCAACACATAAGGTATcctaatatatcaaatcGTGACGCATGGAAATATCATGATATAGATGTCAATACGTCCAACGTAAAAGGAATATATAGAGTGTTCACAGCGAATGAAGCGTATACATTGAACACCATCAATTTGGAAATTAATGGTCAATCTGGTCATGGAATGAATGCTAACGATATAACTCCAGAGTGCCGAAAAATAGATTGCGATCGAATTAAATACACAAACAATACACCTTATGCATCTTTAATCGGATCATTTAAAGGAGATGTAGTGCAAGTATTTGTGCAAGTCTTCTTTTTCCTTGAAAAATTGATGTCTATAAGATACCATACATGTGAAGTAGAACACTGTGTTACGTGCCAAATAGGTTTCGCGATACATATGCTAAAGATAGCACATGAAAACAGAAAAGGTGGAATCACGGATGTGGAAAATAAATTTGCAACGACCAAACAACCGGAACTCAAAGTTACCCAATTACAGGAACTAATGCCAGTTGATAGATCTGAAACAGATGCAACATCTATACAGAGGTTGTTCCTGTGGGTCATTGAAAAGATTAATTCAGAACTCGAAATCTACTATGAGAGAAAGCAAAACGGTATTGTAACCTCAAATCACGAAATAATTAAAAGCGTATTTGGATTCTCA contains:
- a CDS encoding Exonuclease family protein, translated to MQHGIVKYDKWEDVLWVYNGLQSHIRTPLNGSLVGINVEDETIKYSHWGYQQQSSFEGVYNELCGCCRISPNAIQPYESALVVSNADCVEIMNKDGGRRMRVTSTNAEMQVTNYGKNHIVCSLLHCTQNHSTAWLGTNGDTVYGLDSNVGAITNTFKVNMSQDGFQDKVTVISDFSGNATRSSCIFSYCQPYATDDATTCDDQFTQGPPNDESNSPKKSSLENIAKRYGSIEAIPEFVPSSAQSLHPVGIFTKTNDKCDVTFGALSLSYAIQSQSDSQSSIERSRDKICVGMLSGLVHVLDTRMQHIAHTIEAQNNAVGNLSAYGTLLVTSGCYLYGDTLIHEPLLEVHDMRLKKSGSLWLGAPIRSTSFVPNTCKVLAMQEDGGFYECDLLNMQHIRYPNISNRDAWKYHDIDVNTSNVKGIYRVFTANEAYTLNTINLEINGQSGHGMNANDITPECRKIDCDRIKYTNNTPYASLIGSFKGDVVQVFVQVFFFLEKLMSIRYHTCEVEHCVTCQIGFAIHMLKIAHENRKGGITDVENKFATTKQPELKVTQLQELMPVDRSETDATSIQRLFLWVIEKINSELEIYYERKQNGIVTSNHEIIKSVFGFSKTVDAMCKNGHKSHKVVDNEFCLTYAQINAGGSYEEEMTSFCTECAKPVETKYTTTFNDSPNFMVINCDLDATYKIKQIKDDESFLGQSYKLTTVVFSVPSEDKNYRLLAYVKLSEQMKDTQEWLLINDGYICEIEDSNQIFDFSAPWKEPIMLIYRKCNMGVIKEINPSADGDVTMINVNGRIVPLPAPNEKIPIPASIFISESNIAHNPRAHDKNRTFVPFSVNELLTIRHKDYIVALDVEGVKTGVETLEGSRYRKLPDAFSSPRTMTMNRESFVYSADETEEQELSTLARVSAVRGCGEAFGIPFLDHYIHRREPPKDYLTRFSGIHQGDLDLKSSLHWLTTRKSIYMKIRYLVDAGCKILGHGLEQDFKMLNIVVPKSQVIDTVELYRLPGRRYISLQFLAAHILNIRIQDGEHDSIEDAKAALYLYRKYLEYKEKGELQDVLASLYDIGYRTNWVVN
- a CDS encoding Trafficking protein Moprotein n1 family protein — protein: MGTKVYAFTYAGKPLFTNCPDGDQSLSFYGVLCAVVSKVSTLLSEYTEKDELRYIQAGDQCFVYIERGPLCYFGISSPGSSPLAVYKILSNLHLQVLSILTCGVEKILLKRPSYDVQNLLGGTQSILHNLVSNLDGILGLFDTCCYEALPLPPTTRSTLRSFFTEFNTSNILCSFMVVSNRVAVLTMSKNVVFTPSDIAIVVNMVSTSHSLRQQESWTPLCLPDFNDQAFTYAYVNYIDSDIGIVCISGSGDQDHFYKTSSQFGVLTKRMLDSGFLNVLRTSLNATPLEFPCAEVKGCDILHVLYHSKKIGQYFSSGFHASSCGINFESIIASYKSLSEFLFSGEGNFIASGRFECFNVYVEHNSDYSLYISTEPWTTITSELVSGVTSYVNKQFNFLFITRVPPVASR
- a CDS encoding ABC transporter B family member 25 mitochondrial → MQYNVHLLCRTIGELCKTQKVHRLRSPKQWDCSSTGHSKELWKNSKNARHLWYKHWNDTAQSDVSDRYKEPISGNLGYRTIRSTPNITWQHENKLNLNKRFMSSKTDPDVSNDIKHIKAGKTLTLRDLLWPTDSMLKKKIAISSAFLIISKVATIAIPMCMSAMIDIMAGANVTNSGLFAALGMGNMASTQFGLAKLYLAAYCIARLSSSFFTEARNAIFSTVMERTGMMNASKMFMKIHCLDIDFLLMSKSGEISTIFTRGIKAISQVLRILVFQIVPTMLEFTMVTALLCYKLGFVIASLTASTMFVYVFFTAMVTRRRMVLRRFMVSAEQKAAGVFTDCITNAEAVRYYNAENRELNRYASQQFDYETNAVKVHQSLAMLNFGQNAIFNAGLFTSMWLTLKGIAEGTGQFGDLILVNTLLFQLAIPLNLIGTMYRETKTSMVDLQKFLELLKQEPKVHDNPDAKELIINAGKIEFKNVCHAYEQAVGATKILHNFSLTLEQGKTVAIVGDSGSGKSTIAKMLFRLYDPSEGQILIDGQDIKNVTLSSLRNSIGIVPQDVVLFNESIEYNIKYGRPEATMEDVIGAAKLAGMHDTILNLPDGYNTIVGERGMKLSGGEKQRIGIARCILKNPKILVFDEATSSLDSMTEHKVLTAFRKLSANRTTIVIAHRLSSILEADEIAVFRDGKIVEKGETQKIMEDPNGYLQQIIRSNAVMKI